A window of the Gossypium hirsutum isolate 1008001.06 chromosome A05, Gossypium_hirsutum_v2.1, whole genome shotgun sequence genome harbors these coding sequences:
- the LOC121229366 gene encoding transmembrane 9 superfamily member 7-like isoform X3 has product MGTKRKTLFFAFFLLLSSAHSFYLPGVAPRDFQRGDPLYVKVNKLSSSKTQLPYDYYFLNYCKPPKIVNNAENLGEVLRGDRIENSVYTVRICDLLWCCFLVADKYLTKSFLVWPYG; this is encoded by the exons atgggtACCAAAAGAAAGACTCTTTTCTTCGCTTTTTTTCTGCTGCTATCCTCTGCTCACTCCTTCTATCTCCCTGGTGTTGCCCCTCGCGATTTCCAAAGG GGTGATCCCCTTTATGTAAAAGTGAACAAATTGTCATCTTCAAAGACTCAACTCCCATACGACTATTACTTCTTAAATTATTGTAAGCCACCCAAGATTGTGAACAATGCTGAAAATTTGGGTGAGGTGCTACGTGGTGATCGCATAGAAAATTCTGTCTACACAGTGCGCATCTGTGACCTTTTGTGGTGTTGTTTCCTTGTTGCTGACAAGTATTTAACTAAAAGCTTTTTAGTTTG GCCttatggatag
- the LOC121228857 gene encoding uncharacterized acetyltransferase At3g50280, with amino-acid sequence MTSIRLISTSTVKAANPKNQSPIIDLTPWDLQFLLSDYIQRVSDHFPHLTGRLAAVEHDDNTTSFFFDCNNGGALFAHAVVDDVSTRDIIEPVYVPSFVDSFFPLRGVKNCQGTVEPLVAVQVTKVVDGAFISISINHSVMDGASFFHAFSSCLEIVNGSSSLSKPPVFERCFLNNNTTDDFHTIRIPNSYIKQIANEADDAPSGVKVRVFHFSKEVIAKLKEKSNAEELGKL; translated from the exons ATGACAAGCATTCGGCTCATCTCCACCAGCACTGTTAAAGCCGCGAATCCCAAGAACCAATCTCCAATCATCGACTTAACCCCATGGGATCTTCAGTTCCTCCTGTCAGATTACATACAGAGGG TGTCTGACCACTTCCCACACTTGACGGGTCGCCTCGCCGCCGTCGAACACGATGACAACACCACTTCCTTTTTCTTTGACTGCAACAATGGCGGAGCTTTGTTCGCTCACGCCGTCGTTGATGACGTGAGCACTAGGGATATCATCGAGCCTGTTTATGTTCCTTCCTTTGTCGACTCTTTTTTTCCGTTGCGTGGAGTTAAAAACTGCCAAGGTACTGTCGAACCGTTAGTCGCTGTTCAAGTGACGAAGGTCGTTGATGGGGCTTTCATCAGTATCTCCATCAATCATTCCGTCATGGATGGCGCATCCTTTTTCCATGCCTTCAGCTCCTGCTTGGAAATCGTTAATGGTTCCTCTAGTTTATCCAAACCCCCGGTTTTCGAACGTTGTTTCCTTAATAATAATACAACCGACGATTTTCATACCATTCGTATTCCAAATTCTTACATCAAGCAAATTGCAAACGAGGCCGATGATGCTCCATCAGGCGTGAAAGTGAGAGTTTTTCATTTCAGCAAGGAGGTTATCGCAAAGCTTAAAGAGAAATCCAATGCTGAG GAGTTGGGGaagctataa
- the LOC107943289 gene encoding transmembrane 9 superfamily member 7 → MDRGKKPLEQVGEWTTIHKKPNKGKQINPNQGFTPNQGFTPILTGFYPNQGYYVHYPMFEMREDQPCKVVCRIKLDAESTKNFKEKIDVEYRVNMILDNLPVAVLRQRRDGSQSTTYEHGFRVGFKGNYAGSKEKYFINNHLSFRVMFHKDTETDAARIVGFEVTPNSINHEYKDWDEKNPQVTTCNKDTKNLVPGSTVPQEVDLGKEVVFTYDVTFKESDIKWASRWDTYLLMNDDQIHWFSIINSLMIVLFLSGMVAMIMMRTLYKDISNYNQLETQDEAQEETGWKLVHGDVFRAPNNYGLLCVYVGTGVQIFAMTLVTMIFALLGFLSPSNRGGLMTAMVLLWVFMGIFAGYSSARLYKMFKGTEWKRNTLKTAFMFPGVLFVIFFVLNALIWGEQSSGAVPFGTMIALVCLWFGISVPLVFVGSYLGFKKPAIEDPVKTNKIPRQIPEQAWYMKPLFSILIGGILPFGAVFIELFFILTSIWLNQFYYIFGFLFIVFIILIITCAEITIVLCYFQLCSEDYYWWWRSYLTAGSSAFYLFLYSIFYFFTKLEITKLVSGILYFGYMVIVSYAFFVLTGTIGFYACFWFVRKIYSSVKID, encoded by the exons atggatagaggtaaaaaacCTCTAGAACAAGTCGGGGAATGGACTACTATCCATAAAAAACCCAACAAAGGAAAGCAGATAAATCCTAATCAAGGATTTACTCCCAATCAGGGATTTACTCCTATATTAACAGGATTCTATCCTAATCAAGGATATTATGTTCATTATCCAATG TTTGAAATGAGGGAGGATCAGCCTTGCAAAGTAGTCTGTCGAATAAAACTTGATGCAGAATCTACAAAGAACTTCAAGGAAAAAATTGATGTTGAATATCGCGTTAATAT GATTCTTGACAACCTTCCTGTTGCTGTTCTTAGACAAAGGAGGGATGGAAGTCAGTCAACAACATATGAACATGGTTTCCGTGTTGGGTTCAAGGGGAATTATGCTGGG AGCAAAGAGAAGTATTTCATCAACAACCACTTGAGCTTCAGGGTCATGTTTCACAAGGATACTGAGACTGATGCTGCTCGAATTGTTGGATTTGAGGTTACTCCTAACAG CATTAATCACGAATACAAAGATTGGGATGAGAAGAATCCCCAAGTAACAACATGCAATAAGGATACCAAAAATCTAGTTCCAGGTAGCACTGTTCCACAAGAAGTAGACCTAGGGAAGGAGGTTGTCTTCACATATGATGTAACTTTCAAG GAGAGTGATATCAAATGGGCTTCTCGTTGGGACACATACCTTCTGATGAATGATGATCAGATCCACTGGTTCTCCATCATAAactcattgatgattgttctctTCCTCTCTGGCATGGTAGCCATGATCATGATGAGAACATTGTATAAAGATATTTCAAACTACAATCAATTGGAAACCCAAGACGAGGCTCAGGAAGAAACTGGATGGAAACTTGTCCATGGAGATGTCTTTAGGGCCCCAAACAACTATGGTTTACTCTGCGTTTATGTTGGTACAGGTGTCCAGATCTTTGCTATGACGCTTGTAACAATGATATTTGCATTGCTGGGCTTCTTATCTCCTTCCAATCGTGGAGGGCTTATGACTGCTATGGTTCTCTTGTGGGTTTTCATGGGAATATTTGCCGGTTACTCTTCAGCACGTCTATACAAAATGTTCAAGGGCACGGAGTGGAAGAGGAATACTTTAAAAACAGCATTTATGTTTCCTGGTGTCCTATTTGTCATCTTCTTTGTGCTGAATGCACTAATTTGGGGAGAGCAATCTTCTGGTGCAGTGCCATTTGGGACAATGATCGCTCTTGTTTGTTTATGGTTTGGTATATCAGTTCCATTGGTCTTTGTTGGCAGTTACTTGGGTTTCAAAAAGCCAGCCATTGAAGATCCTGTGAAGACCAACAAAATTCCCAGGCAGATACCAGAGCAGGCATGGTACATGAAGCCACTCTTCTCTATACTCATTGGAGGGATTCTTCCTTTTGGGGCTGTTTTTATCGAGCTCTTCTTCATCTTGACATCAATCTGGCTGAACCAGTTCTATTACATCTTCGGTTTCCTTTTCATAGTATTCATTATTCTAATAATCACCTGCGCGGAGATAACAATCGTGCTATGCTACTTCCAGTTGTGCAGTGAAGACTACTATTGGTGGTGGAGATCTTACTTGACTGCTGGCTCCTCTGCATTTTACCTTTTCCTGTACTCGATTTTCTACTTCTTTACCAAGTTGGAGATCACCAAGCTAGTTTCAGGCATCCTTTACTTTGGCTACATGGTAATCGTTTCATATGCCTTCTTTGTCCTGACAGGAACCATTGGTTTCTATGCTTGCTTTTGGTTTGTTAGAAAGATCTATTCCTCTGTGAAAATTGACTGA
- the LOC121229366 gene encoding transmembrane 9 superfamily member 7-like isoform X4, whose protein sequence is MGTKRKTLFFAFFLLLSSAHSFYLPGVAPRDFQRGDPLYVKVNKLSSSKTQLPYDYYFLNYCKPPKIVNNAENLGEVLRGDRIENSVYTVRICDLLWCCFLVADNRPYG, encoded by the exons atgggtACCAAAAGAAAGACTCTTTTCTTCGCTTTTTTTCTGCTGCTATCCTCTGCTCACTCCTTCTATCTCCCTGGTGTTGCCCCTCGCGATTTCCAAAGG GGTGATCCCCTTTATGTAAAAGTGAACAAATTGTCATCTTCAAAGACTCAACTCCCATACGACTATTACTTCTTAAATTATTGTAAGCCACCCAAGATTGTGAACAATGCTGAAAATTTGGGTGAGGTGCTACGTGGTGATCGCATAGAAAATTCTGTCTACACAGTGCGCATCTGTGACCTTTTGTGGTGTTGTTTCCTTGTTGCTGACAA CAGGCCttatggatag
- the LOC121229366 gene encoding transmembrane 9 superfamily member 7-like isoform X5 — protein MGTKRKTLFFAFFLLLSSAHSFYLPGVAPRDFQRGDPLYVKVNKLSSSKTQLPYDYYFLNYCKPPKIVNNAENLGEVLRGDRIENSVYTVRICDLLWCCFLVADKPYG, from the exons atgggtACCAAAAGAAAGACTCTTTTCTTCGCTTTTTTTCTGCTGCTATCCTCTGCTCACTCCTTCTATCTCCCTGGTGTTGCCCCTCGCGATTTCCAAAGG GGTGATCCCCTTTATGTAAAAGTGAACAAATTGTCATCTTCAAAGACTCAACTCCCATACGACTATTACTTCTTAAATTATTGTAAGCCACCCAAGATTGTGAACAATGCTGAAAATTTGGGTGAGGTGCTACGTGGTGATCGCATAGAAAATTCTGTCTACACAGTGCGCATCTGTGACCTTTTGTGGTGTTGTTTCCTTGTTGCTGACAA GCCttatggatag
- the LOC121229366 gene encoding transmembrane 9 superfamily member 7-like isoform X1 has protein sequence MGTKRKTLFFAFFLLLSSAHSFYLPGVAPRDFQRGDPLYVKVNKLSSSKTQLPYDYYFLNYCKPPKIVNNAENLGEVLRGDRIENSVYTVRICDLLWCCFLVADKYLTKSFLVWYNDLCSFNFEVLYVKGTDNIIVDYLSRPYG, from the exons atgggtACCAAAAGAAAGACTCTTTTCTTCGCTTTTTTTCTGCTGCTATCCTCTGCTCACTCCTTCTATCTCCCTGGTGTTGCCCCTCGCGATTTCCAAAGG GGTGATCCCCTTTATGTAAAAGTGAACAAATTGTCATCTTCAAAGACTCAACTCCCATACGACTATTACTTCTTAAATTATTGTAAGCCACCCAAGATTGTGAACAATGCTGAAAATTTGGGTGAGGTGCTACGTGGTGATCGCATAGAAAATTCTGTCTACACAGTGCGCATCTGTGACCTTTTGTGGTGTTGTTTCCTTGTTGCTGACAAGTATTTAACTAAAAGCTTTTTAGTTTGGTATAATGATTTATGTAGTttcaattttgaagttttatatgtCAAAGGTACTGATAATATTATTGTTGATTATCTTAGCAGGCCttatggatag
- the LOC121229366 gene encoding transmembrane 9 superfamily member 7-like isoform X2: MGTKRKTLFFAFFLLLSSAHSFYLPGVAPRDFQRGDPLYVKVNKLSSSKTQLPYDYYFLNYCKPPKIVNNAENLGEVLRGDRIENSVYTVRICDLLWCCFLVADKYLTKSFLVCRPYG; encoded by the exons atgggtACCAAAAGAAAGACTCTTTTCTTCGCTTTTTTTCTGCTGCTATCCTCTGCTCACTCCTTCTATCTCCCTGGTGTTGCCCCTCGCGATTTCCAAAGG GGTGATCCCCTTTATGTAAAAGTGAACAAATTGTCATCTTCAAAGACTCAACTCCCATACGACTATTACTTCTTAAATTATTGTAAGCCACCCAAGATTGTGAACAATGCTGAAAATTTGGGTGAGGTGCTACGTGGTGATCGCATAGAAAATTCTGTCTACACAGTGCGCATCTGTGACCTTTTGTGGTGTTGTTTCCTTGTTGCTGACAAGTATTTAACTAAAAGCTTTTTAGTTTG CAGGCCttatggatag
- the LOC121229366 gene encoding transmembrane 9 superfamily member 7-like isoform X7 codes for MGTKRKTLFFAFFLLLSSAHSFYLPGVAPRDFQRGDPLYVKVNKLSSSKTQLPYDYYFLNYCKPPKIVNNAENLGEVLRGDRIENSVYTALWIEVKNL; via the exons atgggtACCAAAAGAAAGACTCTTTTCTTCGCTTTTTTTCTGCTGCTATCCTCTGCTCACTCCTTCTATCTCCCTGGTGTTGCCCCTCGCGATTTCCAAAGG GGTGATCCCCTTTATGTAAAAGTGAACAAATTGTCATCTTCAAAGACTCAACTCCCATACGACTATTACTTCTTAAATTATTGTAAGCCACCCAAGATTGTGAACAATGCTGAAAATTTGGGTGAGGTGCTACGTGGTGATCGCATAGAAAATTCTGTCTACACA GCCttatggatagaggtaaaaaacCTCTAG
- the LOC121229366 gene encoding transmembrane 9 superfamily member 7-like isoform X6, protein MGTKRKTLFFAFFLLLSSAHSFYLPGVAPRDFQRGDPLYVKVNKLSSSKTQLPYDYYFLNYCKPPKIVNNAENLGEVLRGDRIENSVYTQALWIEVKNL, encoded by the exons atgggtACCAAAAGAAAGACTCTTTTCTTCGCTTTTTTTCTGCTGCTATCCTCTGCTCACTCCTTCTATCTCCCTGGTGTTGCCCCTCGCGATTTCCAAAGG GGTGATCCCCTTTATGTAAAAGTGAACAAATTGTCATCTTCAAAGACTCAACTCCCATACGACTATTACTTCTTAAATTATTGTAAGCCACCCAAGATTGTGAACAATGCTGAAAATTTGGGTGAGGTGCTACGTGGTGATCGCATAGAAAATTCTGTCTACACA CAGGCCttatggatagaggtaaaaaacCTCTAG